In Thalassophryne amazonica chromosome 4, fThaAma1.1, whole genome shotgun sequence, a genomic segment contains:
- the LOC117509600 gene encoding max-binding protein MNT-like translates to MQPGGPKHVAHLAPSTTASSVHLGPAHQPIGHITVHPVAHLSQHLPALYPQSVAVTQPSVVGHIAHTLNHAHVNGTTPAQQGAAIIGKQATVGAQMVTHHPQLVGQTILNPVTMVTMPSFPISTLKLA, encoded by the coding sequence ATGCAGCCAGGAGGTCCCAAACATGTCGCCCACCTCGCCCCCTCCACCACAGCCAGCTCTGTCCACTTGGGCCCTGCCCACCAGCCCATCGGACACATCACCGTGCACCCAGTGGCTCACCTGAGTCAGCACCTCCCCGCTCTCTACCCGCAGTCGGTGGCCGTCACCCAGCCGAGTGTGGTGGGTCACATCGCACACACCCTCAACCACGCCCATGTGAACGGCACCACGCCTGCCCAGCAAGGCGCCGCCATCATTGGCAAGCAGGCGACTGTGGGTGCCCAAATGGTGACCCACCACCCTCAGCTGGTGGGACAGACAATTCTCAATCCTGTCACCATGGTGACCATGCCCTCCTTCCCCATCAGCACCCTGAAGCTGGCCTGA